A part of Jiangella alba genomic DNA contains:
- a CDS encoding TetR/AcrR family transcriptional regulator codes for MAEAGGGKERLLRAAIDYVAANGVGERSLRQIATALGTSHRMLIYHFGSKEGLLVEVARTVEQRQRELLAELAAADDPVEAGRRFWTRVSDPALWPNERLFFELYGRALQGDPAALPLLDGVVDTWVEALAAPMERAGVAPGIARSQARLGVAVGRGLLLDLLATGDRAAVDAAMDRFVAMFAATLPATDPSH; via the coding sequence ATGGCAGAGGCGGGTGGCGGGAAGGAGCGGTTGTTGCGGGCCGCGATCGACTACGTCGCGGCGAACGGAGTGGGCGAGCGCAGCCTGCGGCAGATCGCCACGGCGCTGGGCACCAGTCACCGCATGCTGATCTACCACTTCGGCTCCAAGGAGGGCCTGCTCGTCGAGGTCGCCCGTACCGTCGAGCAGCGGCAGCGGGAACTGCTGGCCGAGCTGGCCGCCGCCGACGACCCGGTCGAGGCGGGCCGGCGATTCTGGACCCGCGTGTCCGACCCGGCGCTGTGGCCGAACGAGCGGCTGTTCTTCGAGCTCTACGGCCGCGCCCTGCAGGGCGACCCGGCGGCGCTGCCGCTGCTCGACGGCGTCGTCGACACCTGGGTGGAGGCCCTGGCCGCGCCCATGGAGCGGGCCGGCGTCGCGCCCGGCATCGCCCGGTCGCAGGCACGGCTCGGGGTCGCGGTGGGTCGCGGGCTGCTGCTGGACCTCCTCGCCACCGGCGACCGCGCCGCCGTCGACGCCGCCATGGACCGCTTCGTCGCCATGTTCGCGGCGACCCTGCCTGCTACGGACCCGTCACACTGA
- a CDS encoding SRPBCC family protein: MGEQRIDVTATTTAPAAAVYALLRDGASWPTWSPLGSFELESPGPEGGESLGAVRRFHTGRTTSRERIVELVPDRRFSYALLSGLAIKGYRADVDLTEGPDGTTIRWRSSFRAKVPGMGGAYRRSLAKFLQRCADGLAQHAAARLTP; the protein is encoded by the coding sequence ATGGGTGAACAACGCATCGACGTCACCGCCACCACGACGGCACCAGCCGCTGCCGTCTACGCCCTGCTGCGCGACGGCGCGAGCTGGCCGACCTGGTCGCCGCTCGGCTCGTTCGAGCTCGAGTCGCCCGGCCCGGAGGGCGGCGAGAGCCTCGGCGCGGTCCGCAGATTCCACACCGGCCGCACCACCAGCCGCGAGCGCATCGTCGAGCTGGTGCCGGACCGGCGGTTCAGCTACGCGCTGCTGTCGGGCCTGGCGATCAAGGGCTACCGCGCCGACGTCGACCTGACGGAGGGGCCTGACGGCACCACCATCCGCTGGCGCTCGTCGTTCCGGGCCAAGGTGCCCGGCATGGGCGGTGCCTATCGCCGCTCGCTGGCGAAGTTCCTGCAGCGCTGCGCCGACGGCCTCGCCCAGCACGCGGCCGCCCGCCTGACGCCCTGA